From Paraflavitalea devenefica, the proteins below share one genomic window:
- a CDS encoding GH92 family glycosyl hydrolase — protein MKKHLLLILLLGNVAVGYARQPGKASLPPAERSNLDYVDPTIGNVGQLLEPTRPTIQLPNQVIRVAPQRKDYLDNQITSFPLNIVSHRMGQVFSIKPSVKPVNAESWKDRMAYDHDLEINNPWHYSTYLVEDEVTVEFTPGKKAGIYRFRFPRSAHRAILLDVYNGGPSGYSFPSATEVTGMETWHGDVKVYMYGVWSASGTTHTMPGSGAKAWISFPAAVGEVELKYAISYISAAQAKKNYEEELKGRSFSTIAENGKKAWEKVLSQIKVEGGTEAQKRSFYTALYRCYERMVDITEDNNYYSGYNKQVNQDKRPFYVDDWSWDTFLAHHPLRMILNPAQEEDMLQSYVRMYEQSGWMPTFPMLFGDHACMNGFHSSVVFLDAYRKGLRNFDIQKAYEGMRKNATDATIIPWRNGPATSLDHFYHTHGYFPALPPGEKETVSLVDNFEKRQAVAVTLGTSYDDWALAQLAKDLHKQDDYALFAKRGLNYKHLWHPEQQFFMPKDDKGNWINIDLKFDGGPGGRDYYDENNGWTYLWQVQQDVPGLIELMGGKQTFEDRLDQLYREGLGRGKHEFWSKFPDATGLVGQYSMGNEPGFHIPYLYNFTASPWKTQKTTRFLLDVWFKDNIFGIPGDEDGGGMTAFVVFSSMGFYPVTPGLPVYTIGSPVFSKVTIDLQHGKQFRLTANHCSVVNKYIQSARMNGKELNTPWFTHEQLMNGGHLELEMGPKPNKAWGTGSTGF, from the coding sequence ATGAAAAAGCACCTGCTGCTGATATTGCTGTTAGGGAATGTGGCCGTCGGCTATGCCCGTCAACCCGGCAAAGCTTCCTTACCCCCCGCTGAGAGATCCAATCTTGATTATGTAGACCCTACTATCGGTAATGTGGGCCAGTTACTGGAACCCACCCGGCCCACCATCCAGTTGCCCAACCAGGTGATACGGGTTGCGCCCCAGCGGAAAGACTACCTCGATAACCAGATCACCAGTTTCCCGCTGAACATTGTTTCCCACCGCATGGGGCAGGTATTCTCCATCAAACCCTCCGTAAAACCGGTGAATGCGGAAAGCTGGAAGGACAGGATGGCGTATGACCATGACCTGGAAATCAATAACCCCTGGCATTATTCCACTTACCTCGTGGAGGATGAAGTAACGGTTGAATTCACCCCCGGTAAGAAAGCTGGTATCTACCGTTTCCGCTTTCCCCGGTCGGCACACAGGGCCATCCTGCTGGATGTGTACAACGGCGGTCCCTCGGGATACAGTTTTCCATCGGCTACTGAAGTGACCGGTATGGAAACCTGGCATGGTGATGTAAAGGTCTATATGTATGGGGTATGGAGCGCTTCCGGCACCACACATACCATGCCCGGCAGCGGGGCCAAAGCCTGGATCAGTTTTCCCGCTGCTGTTGGCGAAGTGGAACTGAAATATGCCATCAGCTACATAAGTGCAGCACAGGCCAAAAAGAACTATGAGGAAGAGCTAAAAGGCAGGAGCTTCTCTACTATTGCTGAGAACGGGAAAAAGGCCTGGGAAAAGGTGCTGTCGCAGATAAAAGTAGAAGGAGGCACCGAAGCGCAGAAACGCTCTTTCTACACGGCCTTATACCGGTGCTATGAGCGCATGGTAGACATAACAGAAGATAACAATTACTACAGCGGCTATAACAAACAGGTGAATCAAGACAAGCGCCCCTTTTATGTGGACGACTGGTCATGGGATACCTTCCTGGCCCATCACCCCTTACGCATGATATTGAATCCCGCACAGGAAGAAGACATGCTGCAATCCTATGTACGCATGTACGAACAGAGTGGCTGGATGCCTACCTTTCCCATGCTGTTTGGTGATCATGCCTGTATGAATGGCTTCCATTCTTCTGTGGTCTTTCTCGATGCTTACCGCAAGGGATTAAGAAACTTTGATATTCAGAAAGCCTATGAAGGCATGCGCAAAAATGCCACTGATGCCACCATCATCCCCTGGCGCAACGGGCCTGCCACCTCCCTCGATCATTTTTATCATACGCATGGTTACTTTCCTGCCTTGCCACCCGGAGAAAAAGAAACCGTAAGCCTGGTAGACAACTTTGAAAAAAGGCAGGCAGTGGCCGTAACACTGGGTACCAGCTATGACGACTGGGCGCTGGCTCAACTGGCGAAGGACTTACATAAGCAGGATGATTATGCGCTCTTTGCCAAACGCGGATTGAACTATAAGCACCTATGGCACCCGGAACAGCAATTCTTTATGCCCAAAGATGATAAGGGCAACTGGATCAATATTGACCTCAAATTTGACGGCGGCCCCGGCGGCCGTGATTATTATGATGAAAACAATGGCTGGACCTACCTGTGGCAGGTGCAGCAGGACGTACCCGGTCTTATTGAGCTGATGGGAGGAAAGCAAACATTTGAAGACAGGCTGGACCAGTTGTACCGGGAAGGGTTGGGCAGGGGCAAGCATGAATTCTGGAGCAAATTTCCCGACGCTACGGGGCTGGTAGGACAATACTCCATGGGCAATGAGCCTGGCTTCCATATTCCTTACTTGTACAACTTCACAGCCTCCCCCTGGAAAACGCAAAAGACTACCCGCTTTTTGCTCGATGTATGGTTTAAGGACAACATCTTCGGTATTCCCGGTGATGAAGATGGCGGTGGTATGACGGCGTTTGTGGTCTTCTCTTCCATGGGCTTTTATCCCGTAACGCCGGGCCTTCCTGTATATACCATCGGAAGCCCTGTATTCAGTAAAGTAACCATCGACCTGCAGCATGGAAAGCAGTTCCGCCTCACGGCTAATCACTGTTCTGTAGTGAATAAATACATCCAAAGCGCCCGGATGAACGGGAAGGAATTGAATACACCCTGGTTTACGCATGAGCAACTGATGAATGGCGGACACCTGGAACTGGAAATGGGCCCTAAACCCAATAAGGCCTGGGGCACCGGAAGTACCGGCTTTTAA
- a CDS encoding SusC/RagA family TonB-linked outer membrane protein produces MKKLHVILFMICAFPCLTMAQQKVISGKVTDAGRNALPGVTVSVRSSNGNATTDTYTSATTTDAQGSFSVTVPQNARELVFSFVGKKEAVEQIGTRTVINVTMADGDDQLSDVVVVGYGTKRKETLTGSVSNITNRDIQTTTNVSLAQKLQGKVAGLQIRQLGGEPGTFDNMINIRGFGAPLYVIDGIVRDGSSEFQRLNADDIESVSFLKDASAAIYGFGSSNGVVIVTTKKGARGKATFNYTGVVGFSQPTDVPRMANAAEWMQMRNDAALLATGAPFVSQEELQKWIDGAPGYESTDWYDAAMKKTAIQQQHNLSASGGNEKTQYYIGLAYVDEGSYLRSNDMNYKRYNFRANLTTELVKNLKAEVLIGGRYDKRTTPGENFFNIFKGTRVTLPTEKPFANNNPAYPAVVTPSNQNPLTLSNAAMTGYSETVNRNVQSTFSLIYEVPYVKGLTIKGTAAYDLNSYQGKDVSKPYTLYTYVGGEYVPSPQRVGTGGISNGYGNSNRFVVLAQANYATTIANHHNIAVLGAFEQRQEWSRNADLRRLYNFYTIDQINAASANNMTNSGGEGQSASQAVLGRFNYDYDKKYLLELAFRYMGTFAYPPDTRWGFFPIISGGWRVSEENFMKQVSFISNLKLRASYGEVGEYAGGPFQWIQGFSLGGGGQYEFENGSATTGAAAPGLVNPRLTWITAKTADIGIELGFFNNKLTFEGAVYRRDRVGIPARRNLSLPNTFGTALAEENLESDRVQGIEFSIGYNDRIGKDFRFNVSGNFNFARSQNLYRERAPFQSSWDRWRNGQAYRYDDIIWSYTYLGQFQSMDEIANYPLQNGDQANIRELPGDFKYADINNDGVIDDKDMLPMYLGANGTNDNQNPRGKNPKINYGLTLNGFYKGFDLNVLLQGAAMYTVRFSEVYAEVMAFRGNTPAYFFDRWHKADPYDSKSEWIPGKWPASRFNGDVGSMYKESSVWRKDASYVRLKSVELGYTFENKWFSGTGIRKLRVFVSGFNLLTIADPFVKAFDPERLEGLFNAGFNYPLSKIYNVGINLNF; encoded by the coding sequence ATGAAAAAATTGCACGTCATATTATTCATGATCTGTGCTTTCCCCTGTTTGACGATGGCTCAGCAAAAAGTGATCAGCGGGAAAGTAACGGATGCCGGGCGCAATGCCTTGCCCGGCGTTACTGTTTCGGTCAGGAGCAGTAATGGCAATGCCACGACCGACACCTATACGTCGGCCACTACTACAGATGCCCAGGGATCATTCAGCGTTACTGTGCCGCAGAACGCCAGGGAGTTGGTATTCTCCTTTGTGGGTAAAAAAGAGGCGGTGGAACAAATCGGTACACGTACCGTTATCAATGTAACCATGGCCGACGGAGATGACCAGCTATCCGATGTGGTGGTAGTAGGCTATGGTACCAAAAGAAAAGAAACGTTGACCGGCTCCGTGAGCAATATCACCAACAGGGACATCCAGACCACTACCAACGTAAGCCTGGCGCAAAAGCTGCAGGGTAAGGTAGCGGGCTTACAGATACGCCAGTTGGGCGGCGAGCCCGGTACGTTTGACAACATGATCAACATCCGCGGTTTTGGTGCGCCCCTGTATGTGATTGATGGTATTGTACGCGATGGCTCTTCCGAATTCCAGCGCCTCAATGCAGATGATATTGAAAGCGTGTCCTTCCTGAAAGATGCTTCTGCCGCCATCTATGGATTTGGTTCCTCCAATGGCGTAGTGATCGTAACTACCAAAAAAGGCGCGCGGGGTAAAGCTACCTTTAACTATACCGGCGTAGTGGGTTTCTCACAACCTACCGATGTGCCCCGCATGGCCAATGCCGCCGAATGGATGCAAATGCGGAATGATGCCGCATTGCTGGCCACCGGCGCTCCCTTCGTTTCACAGGAAGAGCTGCAGAAATGGATAGACGGCGCCCCCGGTTATGAAAGTACCGACTGGTATGATGCCGCTATGAAAAAAACAGCTATCCAGCAGCAACACAACCTCTCTGCTTCCGGCGGTAACGAAAAAACACAATACTATATCGGTCTGGCCTATGTAGACGAAGGCAGCTACCTCCGCAGCAATGACATGAACTATAAGCGTTATAATTTCAGGGCGAACCTCACCACTGAGCTGGTGAAAAACCTGAAGGCAGAAGTGCTCATCGGCGGTCGGTATGATAAAAGGACCACGCCCGGCGAAAACTTTTTTAACATCTTTAAGGGTACACGGGTAACCCTGCCTACTGAGAAACCTTTTGCCAATAACAATCCTGCATATCCTGCTGTAGTGACACCTTCCAACCAAAACCCGCTCACCCTGTCCAATGCCGCTATGACCGGTTACAGTGAAACGGTGAACAGGAATGTACAATCTACTTTCTCGCTGATCTATGAGGTGCCTTATGTAAAGGGACTTACTATAAAAGGGACGGCCGCCTATGACCTCAACAGCTACCAGGGCAAGGATGTGTCCAAACCCTATACCCTCTACACCTATGTAGGTGGTGAATACGTACCCTCACCACAACGGGTAGGCACCGGTGGTATTTCCAATGGCTATGGCAACAGCAATCGCTTTGTGGTATTGGCGCAGGCCAATTATGCTACCACTATTGCCAACCATCATAATATAGCTGTACTGGGCGCTTTTGAACAAAGGCAGGAATGGAGCCGCAATGCAGACCTGAGAAGGTTGTATAATTTCTATACCATTGACCAGATCAATGCTGCCAGCGCCAACAACATGACCAACTCCGGCGGAGAAGGACAATCTGCCTCACAGGCCGTACTGGGCCGGTTCAATTATGATTATGATAAAAAATACCTGTTGGAATTGGCCTTCCGCTACATGGGCACCTTCGCTTATCCGCCGGATACACGTTGGGGATTCTTTCCCATTATCTCCGGCGGGTGGAGGGTTTCTGAAGAGAACTTCATGAAGCAAGTGAGTTTCATCTCTAACCTCAAGCTGCGCGCCTCTTATGGTGAAGTAGGAGAGTATGCCGGTGGCCCCTTCCAGTGGATACAGGGTTTTTCCCTGGGCGGTGGCGGACAATATGAATTTGAGAATGGTAGTGCCACTACCGGGGCCGCAGCGCCCGGTTTGGTGAATCCACGGCTTACCTGGATTACCGCCAAAACAGCCGACATTGGGATAGAGCTCGGCTTCTTCAACAATAAGCTCACCTTCGAAGGGGCGGTATACCGCAGGGACAGGGTGGGTATACCCGCCAGGAGGAACCTTTCACTGCCCAATACCTTCGGTACTGCACTGGCAGAAGAAAACCTTGAAAGCGACCGCGTGCAGGGTATTGAATTCTCCATTGGTTACAACGACCGGATCGGGAAAGACTTTCGTTTCAATGTATCGGGCAACTTCAACTTTGCCCGCTCCCAAAACCTGTACCGGGAAAGGGCGCCTTTTCAAAGCAGTTGGGACAGGTGGAGGAACGGACAGGCTTACCGTTATGATGATATCATCTGGTCTTACACTTACCTCGGACAATTCCAGAGCATGGATGAAATAGCCAACTATCCCCTCCAGAATGGTGACCAGGCCAATATCCGTGAACTGCCCGGCGATTTCAAATATGCAGATATCAACAACGATGGGGTGATTGATGACAAGGACATGCTGCCCATGTACCTCGGCGCAAACGGAACCAACGATAACCAGAACCCAAGGGGTAAAAATCCCAAGATCAACTATGGCCTTACGCTCAATGGCTTTTATAAAGGGTTTGATCTGAACGTACTGCTGCAGGGGGCAGCGATGTACACCGTTCGTTTCAGCGAAGTATATGCAGAGGTGATGGCTTTCCGCGGTAATACGCCTGCTTACTTCTTCGACAGGTGGCACAAAGCCGATCCTTATGATTCCAAGAGCGAGTGGATACCCGGCAAATGGCCTGCCTCCCGCTTCAATGGTGATGTAGGCAGCATGTACAAAGAAAGTTCTGTATGGCGTAAAGATGCTTCTTACGTACGCTTAAAAAGCGTGGAACTGGGTTACACGTTTGAGAACAAATGGTTCTCCGGTACAGGGATCAGGAAACTGCGTGTATTTGTGAGTGGGTTCAACCTGCTCACCATTGCCGATCCATTTGTAAAGGCATTTGATCCGGAAAGACTGGAAGGCCTCTTCAATGCCGGTTTCAATTACCCGCTTTCCAAAATATACAATGTTGGTATCAATCTTAACTTCTAA
- a CDS encoding RagB/SusD family nutrient uptake outer membrane protein → MKLNQITYILLAAGLSLAGCKRVLDLQPTDKLTADAIFGDPQGVKVYMANLYFQLPIEDFAFFRQGFNQNGGDPNNGGFSAAMETDEAVHTEFGDFVGDGDFHWWDQGYKLIRDVNLLIDYIPTLNIREEEKAALTGESAFIKAFAYFAMAKRYGGVSLMKKSQVFDGDPEKLKVPRSTEKETWDYVLELCDQAIDNLGTAKSRRASKWTALALKARAALHAASLAKFGNRITLTGDAVTQKLVGLDAGDANGYYKAAIDAAHELITNGGYALYRPNPANPAEAAENYRLLFQNPNDATNEAIMIKGFTLPGNNQGHNYDIWYQPAQAANGWPHPGRMNPTLDLVDVYESYTNPGQSAPVVTRVDGNTTDYNGFTSSTNYIQFNNPNEIFKDKDARLWGTAILPGTVWKNTPIIIQAGYVKPDGNAVIRTKDQITVGANTYYTYGAPDVTMYSGFDTYGGNNTRSGFSFKKFMNQNNPIVPGWNQSTTDWIEFRYAEVLLIYAEAVAESGQGDAALAAKCINDLRKRAGHTADITLTPENVQRERRVELAFENKRYWDLIRRREFHTEFNNRFMHSLLPLQDLRALPAIKYIFVRVNVPNTNPKTFQPKSYYRYIPGIGSNGLVQNPQY, encoded by the coding sequence ATGAAACTGAATCAAATAACATACATCCTACTGGCGGCAGGCCTCTCGTTGGCAGGTTGTAAGCGGGTACTGGACCTGCAGCCGACTGATAAACTAACGGCTGATGCCATCTTTGGCGATCCGCAGGGCGTAAAGGTCTACATGGCCAACCTGTATTTCCAGTTACCTATAGAGGACTTCGCTTTCTTCCGCCAGGGCTTCAACCAGAATGGCGGCGATCCCAACAATGGCGGCTTTAGCGCTGCCATGGAAACTGACGAAGCGGTACATACGGAGTTTGGGGATTTTGTAGGAGATGGCGATTTCCATTGGTGGGACCAGGGGTATAAACTCATCCGTGATGTGAACCTGCTCATTGATTATATCCCTACCCTTAACATCCGGGAAGAGGAAAAAGCGGCGCTGACCGGTGAAAGCGCCTTTATCAAGGCTTTTGCTTACTTCGCCATGGCCAAAAGATACGGCGGTGTGTCTTTAATGAAAAAGTCGCAGGTGTTTGATGGTGATCCCGAAAAATTGAAAGTACCCCGCAGCACCGAAAAAGAAACCTGGGATTATGTGCTGGAATTATGTGACCAGGCCATTGACAACCTGGGTACTGCCAAAAGCCGCCGTGCTTCCAAATGGACGGCGCTGGCCTTAAAAGCCAGGGCTGCCTTACATGCTGCCTCGCTGGCCAAATTTGGTAACCGGATCACACTGACCGGCGATGCAGTGACCCAAAAGCTGGTGGGACTTGATGCCGGTGATGCCAATGGTTATTACAAAGCGGCTATTGATGCGGCGCATGAGCTCATTACCAATGGCGGGTATGCTTTATACAGGCCGAACCCGGCCAATCCTGCTGAAGCAGCAGAGAACTATCGCCTGTTATTCCAAAATCCCAATGATGCTACCAACGAAGCCATCATGATCAAAGGGTTCACCCTGCCGGGTAACAACCAGGGCCATAATTATGATATCTGGTACCAGCCTGCGCAGGCCGCCAATGGATGGCCTCACCCCGGTCGTATGAACCCAACGCTCGACCTGGTAGATGTGTATGAAAGTTATACCAATCCGGGGCAGTCTGCTCCTGTCGTAACGCGGGTAGATGGCAACACTACAGACTACAATGGCTTTACCAGTTCTACCAATTACATACAGTTCAACAACCCCAACGAGATCTTTAAAGACAAGGATGCCCGCCTCTGGGGTACTGCTATCTTGCCGGGTACTGTATGGAAGAACACCCCCATCATTATCCAGGCAGGTTATGTAAAGCCGGATGGGAATGCTGTTATCCGTACCAAGGACCAAATCACGGTAGGTGCCAATACTTATTATACCTATGGCGCGCCGGACGTGACCATGTACTCAGGCTTTGATACTTACGGCGGTAATAATACCCGCTCCGGTTTCTCGTTCAAAAAGTTCATGAACCAGAACAATCCCATTGTACCGGGCTGGAACCAAAGCACTACCGACTGGATCGAGTTCCGTTATGCTGAAGTGCTGCTCATCTATGCAGAGGCGGTGGCAGAAAGCGGCCAGGGTGATGCGGCACTGGCGGCCAAATGCATCAATGACCTGCGCAAGCGGGCAGGCCATACTGCTGATATTACATTGACACCCGAAAATGTACAAAGGGAGCGAAGGGTAGAGCTGGCATTTGAGAACAAAAGATATTGGGACCTCATCCGCAGACGGGAGTTTCACACAGAATTCAACAACAGGTTTATGCATTCACTGCTGCCGTTGCAGGACCTGCGTGCGCTGCCTGCCATCAAATACATCTTTGTCCGGGTAAACGTGCCCAATACCAATCCTAAAACATTTCAGCCGAAATCCTACTACCGCTACATCCCCGGTATAGGTTCCAATGGACTGGTACAAAATCCGCAGTATTAA
- a CDS encoding DUF3823 domain-containing protein, whose protein sequence is MNKLRLILFISVIALSSCKKDNYDGPDSGLSGSFLDEATNELVQMDIIRGTRIEFIEHGYANPQSQYMILKNDGTYANTLMFANTYTIKISEPNFIPVPDQEIAIKGQTKLDFKVTPYIRVKEVSIVRNGSKVTATFKLQQNVINNVQKIGLYAHSDSRVGEPMRLVMAEQQINAVTDPSHVYTLEIDLPSNSSQLKPGNNYYFRVGALIGIGGSKPNYAPAVKLGI, encoded by the coding sequence ATGAATAAATTACGGTTAATACTCTTTATATCCGTCATTGCCCTGTCTTCCTGCAAAAAGGATAACTATGACGGGCCCGATTCCGGCCTTTCCGGCAGTTTCCTTGATGAAGCTACCAATGAGCTGGTGCAGATGGATATTATACGCGGCACCCGTATTGAGTTTATTGAACACGGGTATGCCAACCCGCAGTCGCAGTACATGATCCTCAAAAACGATGGTACCTATGCCAACACCTTAATGTTTGCCAACACCTATACCATCAAAATAAGCGAGCCCAATTTCATTCCTGTTCCTGATCAGGAAATAGCGATCAAAGGACAAACAAAGCTCGACTTCAAGGTAACGCCTTATATCCGGGTGAAGGAGGTGAGCATTGTGAGGAACGGGAGCAAGGTGACAGCCACTTTTAAGTTGCAACAGAATGTGATCAACAACGTACAAAAAATTGGCCTCTATGCGCATTCCGACTCAAGGGTAGGAGAGCCTATGCGGCTGGTAATGGCAGAGCAACAGATCAATGCAGTGACCGACCCCAGCCATGTGTACACGCTGGAAATAGACCTGCCTTCCAACAGCTCACAATTAAAACCTGGCAACAACTATTATTTCCGGGTAGGTGCACTGATTGGTATTGGAGGCTCCAAACCGAATTATGCGCCGGCTGTGAAGCTGGGCATATAG
- a CDS encoding glycoside hydrolase family 71/99-like protein, whose translation MRKIARFLFTPALMMLACCSKGSGGDTTNPPDPPVQEVVYDETGCLYTSYNKLVMAGYQGWFAAQGDASERGWYHYQNARCGGFMPGCSAVDFWPDITEYPKTYKSPFAFANGSDAYLYSPYDEESVDLHFKWMKDYGIDGVFMQRFVGEIKPSNPKGKRHFNKVLENALKAAKKYGRAICVMYDLSGCAPEDVAYLEQDWNELQNLFTLFDNKTHPTYLRHNKKPLVVIWGVGFNDNRRYTTADVDKLVDRIKGPAKKVSVMLGVPYYWRTLKNDTEASPALHALIKKCDIVMPWAVGRYSNDNYNSIAGGELAGDIQWCNTNKVSYVPLAFPGFSWGNLKMDVAQYNSIPRLKGDFLWKQVAGAKISGAQSLYIAMFDEIDEGTAIFKCARAADLPLHGDKQFVGIENELASDYYLWLTGQAGKWFHGENGFSATKPVR comes from the coding sequence ATGAGAAAAATAGCAAGGTTTTTATTTACGCCTGCATTGATGATGCTTGCCTGCTGCTCCAAAGGCAGCGGAGGGGATACGACCAATCCGCCCGACCCTCCGGTACAGGAGGTGGTATACGATGAAACAGGGTGTTTATATACTTCTTACAATAAACTGGTCATGGCCGGCTACCAGGGTTGGTTTGCAGCACAGGGCGATGCTTCAGAAAGGGGATGGTACCACTACCAGAATGCCCGTTGCGGGGGATTCATGCCTGGCTGCTCGGCCGTGGATTTCTGGCCCGACATAACGGAGTATCCCAAAACCTATAAGTCGCCCTTCGCGTTTGCCAATGGTAGTGATGCCTACCTGTACAGCCCTTATGATGAGGAAAGTGTAGACCTGCATTTCAAGTGGATGAAGGATTACGGCATTGACGGCGTTTTCATGCAACGCTTTGTGGGAGAAATAAAACCATCCAACCCCAAGGGGAAAAGGCATTTTAATAAGGTATTGGAAAATGCCCTGAAAGCAGCTAAAAAGTACGGCCGGGCCATTTGTGTCATGTATGACCTCAGCGGGTGTGCCCCCGAAGATGTGGCGTACCTGGAACAGGATTGGAATGAATTACAAAACCTGTTCACCCTTTTTGACAATAAAACACATCCTACCTATTTACGGCACAACAAAAAGCCACTGGTCGTTATCTGGGGCGTAGGCTTTAATGACAACAGGAGATACACGACGGCCGATGTGGACAAGCTGGTTGACAGGATCAAAGGCCCCGCCAAAAAAGTATCGGTGATGCTGGGGGTGCCTTATTACTGGCGCACCTTAAAGAATGATACAGAAGCCTCCCCGGCATTGCATGCACTCATTAAAAAGTGCGATATCGTAATGCCCTGGGCAGTGGGAAGGTATAGCAATGATAACTATAACAGTATAGCAGGCGGGGAATTGGCTGGTGATATTCAATGGTGTAATACCAACAAGGTCTCCTATGTCCCTTTAGCCTTTCCGGGCTTTAGCTGGGGCAACCTGAAAATGGATGTTGCGCAGTACAATTCCATTCCCCGCCTTAAAGGAGATTTCCTATGGAAACAGGTGGCAGGCGCCAAAATATCCGGTGCGCAAAGCTTGTACATTGCCATGTTTGACGAAATAGACGAGGGCACGGCTATCTTTAAATGCGCCCGTGCGGCCGATCTTCCCTTACATGGCGACAAACAATTTGTAGGCATCGAAAATGAGCTGGCTTCAGATTATTATCTATGGCTTACCGGGCAGGCAGGCAAGTGGTTCCATGGCGAGAACGGATTTTCTGCCACCAAACCTGTACGTTAA
- a CDS encoding DUF6496 domain-containing protein, with protein MPEKKVIERARRDKRQGKSPSTQAGEFVHDQIKKIRKGEHGARSAKQAIAIGLSQARRAGVDLKPPKKGTVSEKTRKSAESAYEKGQHHEPVSRKRSRARTKALKREGHAAASHKALSEQARTAARKRGAAARSAAARKAAKTKGPRKRSVAAKKAARTRARRAG; from the coding sequence ATGCCAGAAAAGAAAGTAATCGAGCGCGCGAGGCGTGACAAGCGGCAAGGCAAATCTCCCTCTACACAGGCGGGTGAGTTCGTGCATGATCAAATAAAGAAAATACGCAAAGGGGAACACGGCGCCCGGTCAGCCAAACAAGCTATTGCTATCGGGCTATCGCAGGCCCGTCGCGCAGGCGTTGACCTGAAGCCGCCTAAGAAAGGCACCGTTTCAGAGAAAACCCGTAAGAGCGCGGAAAGCGCGTACGAAAAAGGGCAACATCATGAGCCGGTTTCGAGGAAGCGTTCACGGGCAAGGACGAAGGCCTTGAAGCGCGAAGGCCATGCGGCTGCTTCCCATAAAGCATTGTCAGAACAGGCCCGCACAGCCGCCAGGAAACGCGGCGCCGCCGCCCGTTCCGCTGCTGCACGTAAGGCTGCCAAAACAAAAGGACCACGTAAGCGCTCCGTAGCGGCGAAGAAAGCAGCGCGTACGAGAGCGCGTCGTGCAGGCTAA
- the chrA gene encoding chromate efflux transporter: MQQRKELSEVAKLFFKLGCVGFGGPAVHIAMMEKEVVQKRKWLSHEQFLDLVGATNLIPGPNSTEMAMHCGQERAGWKGLVVAGLCFIMPAVVITGLFAWAYQQYGQLPQVTPFIYGIKPAIIAVVVSLMITLGKKAFTSIQLIIVGKIAAALALYGFHEILILFGAGLLGILLQLARNRKHTLQNVFPFALLQLAYTTSNIFDWKIFWIFLKVGAILYGSGYVLFAFLDAELVRTNMLTKQQLTDAIAVGQFTPGPVFSSATFIGWQLQGFPGAVAATIGIFLPSFLFVALLNPLIPRLRKSRFMSAFLDTVNAASIALILAICVEMGKTTVTDWKTILIALLGFACTFLFPKINSAFIILGGALSGYLLSLV; the protein is encoded by the coding sequence ATGCAACAACGGAAGGAATTGTCTGAAGTAGCTAAGTTGTTCTTCAAGCTGGGCTGTGTCGGCTTTGGCGGGCCGGCGGTACATATTGCCATGATGGAAAAGGAGGTGGTACAAAAAAGGAAATGGCTATCCCATGAACAGTTCCTTGATCTTGTAGGCGCCACCAATCTTATTCCTGGGCCCAATTCTACTGAAATGGCCATGCATTGCGGACAGGAAAGAGCCGGCTGGAAAGGACTTGTTGTAGCCGGCTTGTGCTTTATTATGCCCGCCGTGGTGATCACCGGTCTTTTTGCCTGGGCCTATCAGCAATATGGCCAGTTGCCACAGGTAACGCCCTTTATTTATGGTATTAAACCGGCCATTATAGCCGTGGTGGTATCCCTGATGATCACACTGGGGAAGAAAGCATTTACCTCCATACAATTGATCATTGTCGGCAAAATTGCTGCAGCGTTGGCACTATATGGATTTCATGAAATACTCATTCTGTTTGGTGCAGGATTGCTGGGGATACTACTGCAATTAGCCAGAAACAGGAAACACACATTACAAAATGTTTTCCCATTTGCCTTATTACAGCTTGCCTATACCACCAGCAATATATTTGACTGGAAAATATTCTGGATCTTCCTCAAAGTAGGCGCTATACTATACGGAAGCGGGTATGTATTATTTGCTTTCCTGGACGCCGAGCTGGTGCGCACCAACATGCTCACCAAACAACAATTAACAGACGCCATTGCAGTAGGTCAATTCACACCCGGACCGGTGTTTTCATCAGCCACCTTTATAGGATGGCAGTTACAGGGATTTCCCGGGGCAGTGGCCGCTACCATTGGGATCTTTTTGCCTTCCTTTCTATTCGTGGCCTTACTGAACCCGTTGATCCCCCGGCTGAGAAAGTCCAGGTTCATGTCGGCATTCCTGGATACAGTGAATGCCGCCTCCATTGCCCTTATATTGGCTATCTGTGTAGAGATGGGAAAAACAACTGTGACAGACTGGAAAACAATATTGATTGCACTATTGGGTTTTGCCTGCACATTTTTATTTCCCAAAATAAACAGCGCCTTCATCATATTGGGCGGCGCCCTGAGCGGCTATCTGTTGTCGCTGGTCTGA